The Acidobacteriota bacterium genomic sequence ATTTCTCATCAGCGCCTCGTGCCGCTGGAAGCCGGTCATGATGTAGACTGTCAGGCTCTGCTTGCGCGGCGACACGCCGGTCGCCATCCAGTCGCCCTCGCGCCCGGAGGGGTACTTGTAGTGGTAGCTGCCGAAGCCGATGATGCTGTCGCCCCACATCGCGGGCGGCTCACCCGTGACACCGGCCATCAGGTCGACGACGGCGCGGCAGTCCTCCCGGCGTTTCTCGTTCTCG encodes the following:
- a CDS encoding DUF1801 domain-containing protein — protein: MAELKTKQNDADVGAFLDGIENEKRREDCRAVVDLMAGVTGEPPAMWGDSIIGFGSYHYKYPSGREGDWMATGVSPRKQSLTVYIMTGFQRHEALMRNLGRYTTGKSCLYIKKLEDIDMDVLRELVRESFDRVSKGQYGW